Proteins encoded together in one Paracidovorax wautersii window:
- a CDS encoding ABC transporter substrate-binding protein has product MTPISTTSLRRRALAGVLSGALAGIALLGPAAAHAEGRIRIAQQFGIAYLILDVVRDQQLIEKHGKAQGLAIDVDWASISGATAMNEALLAGSLDVVSAGVPPLLTLWDRTQGRQNVKAVAALGSLPNYLITNNPQVKTLKDLGPKDRIAVPAAGVGFQSRTLQIETAKVFGQGDFKRFDAISVSLPHPDATAALIAGGSEINTHFSSAPFYYQALDANKAVHKILSSYDILGGPATFNVLYTTQKFHDENPKTYRAFYAALAEAAQWIRANKAQAADTFIRVQKSKLSPEFVRKIVEDPENDFTIVPHRTFVYAQELHKIGVLKNQAASWKDYFFAEAHGDGGS; this is encoded by the coding sequence ATGACCCCTATTTCCACGACATCGCTGCGCCGCCGTGCCCTGGCTGGCGTTCTCTCTGGCGCCCTGGCGGGCATCGCCCTGCTGGGCCCCGCCGCGGCCCACGCCGAGGGCCGCATCCGCATCGCCCAGCAGTTCGGCATCGCCTACCTGATCCTCGATGTGGTGCGCGACCAGCAGCTCATCGAGAAGCACGGCAAGGCCCAGGGCCTGGCCATCGACGTGGACTGGGCCAGCATCTCCGGCGCCACCGCCATGAACGAGGCGCTGCTCGCTGGCTCGCTCGACGTGGTCTCGGCCGGCGTGCCGCCGCTGCTCACGCTGTGGGACCGCACGCAGGGCAGGCAGAACGTGAAGGCGGTGGCGGCGCTGGGCTCGCTGCCCAACTACCTCATCACCAACAACCCGCAGGTGAAGACGCTCAAGGACTTGGGCCCCAAGGACCGCATCGCCGTGCCGGCCGCGGGCGTGGGCTTCCAGTCGCGCACGCTGCAGATCGAGACCGCCAAGGTCTTCGGGCAGGGCGACTTCAAGCGCTTCGACGCCATCTCGGTCAGCCTGCCGCACCCCGATGCGACGGCCGCGCTGATCGCCGGGGGCTCGGAGATCAATACACACTTCTCGAGCGCGCCGTTCTACTACCAGGCGCTGGACGCGAACAAGGCGGTGCACAAGATCCTCAGCTCGTACGACATCCTGGGCGGCCCCGCGACCTTCAACGTGCTCTACACCACGCAGAAGTTCCACGACGAGAACCCCAAGACCTACCGGGCGTTCTACGCCGCGCTGGCCGAGGCCGCGCAGTGGATCCGCGCGAACAAGGCGCAGGCGGCAGACACTTTCATCCGGGTGCAGAAGTCCAAGCTGTCGCCCGAGTTCGTGCGCAAGATCGTCGAAGACCCCGAGAACGACTTCACCATCGTGCCGCACCGCACCTTCGTCTACGCGCAGGAGCTGCACAAGATCGGCGTGCTCAAGAACCAGGCCGCTTCGTGGAAGGACTACTTCTTTGCCGAGGCGCACGGCGATGGCGGCAGCTGA
- a CDS encoding SDR family oxidoreductase, protein MPSTSRPRTVLVTGAARRLGRAIALALAAGGWQVAVHYRQSEQDAIETVAECAILAGASAHFDADFEDEDAIRTLLPRVVAHFGAVDAVVNSASLFEHDDAASFGFARLEQHLRSNTAAPILLAQALHAHVGARAAAGDADAHGAVVNLLDQKLWNQNPDFLSYTLSKAALEAAGTMLALALAPRVRVVGVAPGLTLTSHMLEDEKFRQLHALSPLGRSSTAEDVAATVKFALENRSITGTTLLVDGGQHLMRFERDFSLM, encoded by the coding sequence ATGCCCTCTACTTCCCGCCCCCGCACCGTGCTGGTGACCGGCGCCGCCCGGCGTCTGGGCCGCGCGATCGCGCTCGCGCTGGCGGCCGGCGGCTGGCAGGTGGCCGTGCACTACCGCCAATCGGAGCAGGATGCTATTGAAACAGTAGCTGAATGCGCAATACTGGCGGGCGCCAGCGCCCATTTTGATGCAGATTTCGAGGACGAGGATGCCATCCGCACCCTGCTGCCCCGGGTGGTGGCGCACTTCGGCGCGGTGGATGCCGTCGTCAACAGCGCATCGCTCTTCGAGCACGACGACGCGGCCAGCTTCGGTTTCGCGCGTCTGGAGCAGCACCTGCGCAGCAACACAGCCGCCCCCATCCTGCTGGCCCAGGCCCTGCACGCCCACGTGGGCGCGCGCGCGGCCGCCGGCGACGCCGACGCGCACGGCGCCGTCGTCAACCTGCTGGACCAGAAGCTCTGGAACCAGAATCCCGACTTCCTGAGCTACACCCTCTCCAAGGCCGCGCTGGAAGCCGCGGGCACCATGCTGGCGCTGGCGCTGGCGCCGCGGGTGCGCGTGGTGGGCGTCGCACCCGGCCTGACGCTGACCAGCCACATGCTGGAAGATGAGAAGTTCCGCCAGCTGCACGCGCTGAGCCCGCTGGGCCGCTCGTCCACGGCCGAGGACGTGGCCGCGACCGTCAAGTTCGCGCTGGAGAACCGTTCCATCACCGGCACCACGCTGCTGGTGGACGGCGGCCAGCACCTGATGCGCTTCGAGCGCGATTTTTCCCTGATGTGA
- a CDS encoding ABC transporter substrate-binding protein, with the protein MPRSATAAFTLRRRFVRKAATLVTAAGLLAAGLAAPSIGQAAEGRLRIAEQFGIVYLLLNVAQDQKLIEKHGRAAGVDIQVEFLKLSGGSAVNDALLSGSIDIAGAGVGPLFTLWDRTKGRQNVKGVASLGNFPYYLVSNNPSVKTIADFTDKDRIALPAVGVSVQSRVLQFASAKLWGDKEFNRLDKIQVAVPHPDAAAAIIKGGTEITGHFGNPPFQEQELAGNPNARIVLNSYDVLGGPASATVLYATEKFRNESPKTYKAFVDALDESAKFIAANPEKAADIYLKVTGAKTDRALLLKIIQNPEVQFKTKPENTLGLGQFLHRVGAIKNEPKAVQDYFFDDAHTANGS; encoded by the coding sequence ATGCCACGTTCCGCCACTGCCGCCTTCACCCTGCGCCGCCGCTTCGTGCGCAAGGCCGCCACCCTTGTCACCGCCGCCGGTCTGCTGGCCGCGGGGCTGGCGGCGCCAAGCATCGGCCAGGCCGCCGAAGGCCGGCTGCGCATCGCGGAGCAGTTCGGCATCGTCTACCTGCTGCTCAACGTGGCGCAGGACCAGAAGCTGATCGAGAAGCACGGAAGGGCGGCGGGCGTGGACATCCAGGTCGAGTTCCTCAAGCTCTCGGGCGGATCGGCCGTGAACGACGCGCTGCTGTCCGGCAGCATCGACATCGCGGGGGCCGGCGTCGGCCCGCTGTTCACGCTGTGGGACCGCACCAAGGGCCGCCAGAACGTGAAGGGCGTGGCCTCGCTCGGCAACTTCCCGTACTACCTGGTCAGCAACAACCCGAGCGTGAAGACGATTGCCGATTTCACCGACAAGGACCGCATCGCGCTGCCGGCCGTGGGCGTGTCGGTGCAGTCGCGCGTGCTGCAGTTCGCGTCGGCCAAGCTGTGGGGCGACAAGGAGTTCAACCGCCTGGACAAGATCCAGGTGGCCGTGCCGCACCCCGATGCGGCGGCGGCCATCATCAAGGGCGGCACCGAGATCACGGGCCACTTCGGCAACCCGCCGTTCCAGGAGCAGGAACTGGCCGGCAACCCCAACGCGCGCATCGTGCTCAATTCCTACGACGTGCTGGGCGGCCCGGCCTCGGCCACGGTGCTCTACGCCACCGAGAAATTCCGCAACGAGAGCCCCAAGACCTACAAGGCCTTCGTCGATGCGCTCGATGAGTCGGCGAAGTTCATCGCCGCCAACCCCGAGAAGGCGGCCGACATCTACCTGAAGGTGACGGGCGCCAAGACCGACCGCGCGCTGCTGCTCAAGATCATCCAGAACCCCGAGGTGCAGTTCAAGACGAAGCCCGAGAACACGCTGGGGCTGGGCCAGTTCCTGCACCGCGTGGGCGCGATCAAGAACGAGCCCAAGGCCGTGCAGGACTACTTCTTCGACGACGCGCACACGGCCAATGGCAGCTGA
- a CDS encoding class I SAM-dependent methyltransferase has protein sequence MTTEPDILSSALQAQIAQAIADAGGWIGFDRFMELALYTPGLGYYANDSTKFGAMPDSGSDFVTAPELSPVFGQTLANQVREALDVTQTDEVWEFGAGSGALAGQLLGSLGERVRRYTIVDLSGSLRARQQVALSAYGDRVVWADRLPDTFQGVVVGNEVLDAMPVQLLARHGGAGTGVWHERGVAFENGAFVWADRPTALRPPVEPEGPQDYLTETHAQGEGFLRTLAQRLTRGAAFLIDYGFGESEYYHPQRHMGTVMCHRGHLADSDPLADVGLKDITAHVNFTAMALAAQDAGLNVLGYTTQAHFLINSGLLSNLELLAQAERAQAAKLMMEHEMGELFKVLALGVGEPWEPMGFARGDRSHRL, from the coding sequence GTGACGACAGAACCTGACATTTTATCGAGCGCCCTGCAGGCGCAGATCGCCCAGGCCATTGCAGACGCAGGCGGCTGGATCGGCTTCGACCGCTTCATGGAGTTGGCGCTGTACACGCCGGGCCTGGGCTACTACGCCAATGACAGCACCAAGTTCGGCGCTATGCCTGACTCCGGCAGCGACTTCGTGACCGCGCCCGAGCTCTCGCCCGTCTTCGGCCAGACGCTGGCAAACCAGGTGCGCGAGGCGCTCGACGTGACCCAGACCGACGAGGTCTGGGAGTTCGGCGCCGGCTCCGGTGCGCTGGCCGGCCAGTTGCTCGGCAGCCTGGGCGAGCGCGTGCGGCGCTACACCATCGTCGACCTGTCGGGCAGCCTGCGCGCACGCCAGCAGGTGGCGTTGTCGGCCTATGGCGACCGTGTGGTCTGGGCAGACCGGCTGCCGGACACCTTTCAGGGCGTGGTCGTGGGCAACGAGGTGCTGGACGCCATGCCCGTGCAGTTGCTGGCCCGCCACGGCGGGGCCGGCACGGGCGTATGGCACGAGCGCGGCGTGGCGTTCGAGAACGGCGCCTTCGTGTGGGCCGACCGCCCGACCGCGCTGCGCCCGCCCGTGGAGCCGGAGGGCCCGCAGGACTACCTGACCGAGACGCACGCCCAGGGCGAAGGTTTCCTCCGCACGCTGGCGCAGCGCCTCACGCGCGGCGCGGCCTTCCTCATCGACTACGGCTTCGGCGAGAGCGAGTACTACCACCCGCAGCGCCACATGGGCACGGTGATGTGCCACCGCGGCCATCTGGCCGACAGCGACCCGCTGGCCGATGTGGGCCTGAAGGACATCACGGCCCACGTCAACTTCACCGCCATGGCGCTGGCCGCGCAGGACGCGGGCCTGAACGTGCTGGGCTACACCACGCAGGCGCACTTTCTCATCAACAGCGGTCTGCTATCGAATCTGGAGCTGCTGGCGCAGGCGGAACGGGCACAAGCGGCCAAATTGATGATGGAACACGAAATGGGCGAACTGTTCAAGGTGCTGGCCCTGGGCGTGGGCGAGCCGTGGGAACCCATGGGCTTTGCGCGGGGCGACCGGTCGCACCGGCTTTGA
- the eutC gene encoding ethanolamine ammonia-lyase subunit EutC → MADRHTPISQDAAPDAAAPDPWTDLRAHTAARLALGRSGSALPTRALLEFGVAHAQARDAVHVQLDADVLAHTLQAQGCDTLQVASAAADRATYLLRPDLGRHLGAADAERLRAENVGSSHPTGPDGCDLLLVAADGLSSAAVAHHAAPLVQAIRAQAPGGWRIGPVVIATEARVALGDEVGALLGARLVAVLIGERPGLSAPDSLGIYLTWHPRVGRHDAQRNCISNVRPEGLPVQAAAARLWWLCQEARRLGLTGIGLKDRSDAAVVTGAAGGAPLPRRPQQGSESGDR, encoded by the coding sequence ATGGCTGACCGCCACACTCCCATTTCGCAGGACGCAGCACCGGATGCGGCGGCCCCCGACCCCTGGACCGACCTGCGCGCCCACACCGCTGCCCGCCTGGCGCTGGGCCGCTCCGGCAGCGCACTGCCCACCCGGGCGCTGCTGGAATTCGGCGTCGCCCATGCCCAGGCGCGGGATGCCGTACACGTGCAGCTCGATGCCGATGTGTTGGCGCACACCCTGCAGGCACAGGGCTGCGACACACTGCAGGTGGCCAGCGCCGCCGCCGACCGCGCCACCTACCTGCTGCGGCCCGACCTGGGCCGGCACCTGGGCGCCGCCGATGCCGAGCGGCTGCGCGCCGAAAACGTAGGGAGTTCCCATCCCACCGGGCCGGACGGCTGCGACCTGCTGCTGGTAGCGGCCGACGGCCTCTCGTCCGCTGCCGTGGCGCACCATGCCGCGCCACTGGTGCAGGCCATCCGCGCGCAGGCGCCGGGCGGCTGGCGCATCGGCCCGGTGGTGATTGCCACCGAGGCGCGCGTGGCGCTGGGCGACGAAGTGGGAGCGCTGCTGGGGGCCCGCCTGGTGGCGGTCTTGATCGGCGAGCGGCCGGGCCTGTCGGCGCCGGACAGCCTGGGCATCTACCTGACCTGGCATCCGCGGGTGGGGCGCCACGATGCGCAGCGCAACTGCATCTCCAACGTGCGCCCCGAAGGCCTGCCCGTGCAGGCCGCCGCCGCCAGGCTGTGGTGGCTGTGCCAGGAAGCGCGGCGGCTCGGCCTTACCGGCATCGGGCTCAAGGACCGCAGCGATGCGGCCGTGGTGACCGGCGCGGCGGGAGGCGCGCCGCTTCCGCGCCGGCCACAACAGGGATCGGAGAGCGGGGACCGTTGA
- a CDS encoding dihydroneopterin aldolase codes for MYNAAGTQILKLTGLRFDANLGILAHEKTAPQPIQVDAELNLGTQPLAPRDDDIRHVLDYRKVRQIIIDECTAEHVNLLESLIGKLAQRLMQLPGVLGVRVKIAKLEIFDDCEVAIRVETGQW; via the coding sequence ATGTACAACGCCGCAGGGACGCAGATCCTCAAGCTGACCGGATTGCGCTTCGATGCCAATCTGGGCATCCTGGCGCACGAGAAGACTGCGCCCCAGCCCATCCAGGTCGATGCCGAGCTGAACCTGGGCACCCAGCCCCTGGCGCCGCGCGACGACGACATCCGCCATGTGCTGGACTACCGCAAGGTGCGCCAGATCATCATCGACGAGTGCACGGCCGAGCACGTGAACCTGCTGGAGAGCCTGATCGGCAAGCTGGCCCAGCGGCTGATGCAGCTGCCCGGTGTGCTGGGCGTGCGGGTCAAGATCGCCAAGCTCGAAATTTTTGACGACTGCGAAGTGGCCATTCGCGTCGAAACCGGACAGTGGTAA
- a CDS encoding TauD/TfdA family dioxygenase codes for MSAVLSHADAHPLQPLHPLDDAPPQGFEIRLLPGAAGPLGAEVVGLDLNRPLGDADFRRLHQAHLDHHVLVFRDQRITPRQHVDFSRRFGPLQIHVLKNFQLAGHPEVLIVSNIKDEATGQPIGLGDAGHFWHSDLSYKERPSLGSLLHAQELPGEGGDTLFADQHAAYDALPEALKQAIAPLQAEHSYLAKYEELRAKSPWRPRLTEAQIAEVAPAVHPVVRTHPETGRKALFVNEHFTTRVIGLPEDESRDLLAQLFAASVRPEFVYRHQWQPHDLVFWDNRSVQHLAAGTPDTERRKLYRTTVEGTPP; via the coding sequence ATGTCCGCAGTCCTGTCCCATGCCGACGCCCATCCCCTGCAGCCCTTGCATCCGCTGGACGATGCGCCGCCGCAGGGCTTCGAGATCCGCTTGCTGCCCGGCGCCGCAGGCCCGCTGGGCGCCGAGGTCGTCGGGCTCGACCTGAACCGCCCGCTGGGCGATGCCGACTTCCGGCGCCTGCACCAGGCGCATCTGGACCACCACGTGCTGGTGTTCCGGGACCAGCGCATCACCCCGCGCCAGCACGTGGACTTCAGCCGCCGCTTCGGGCCGCTGCAGATCCATGTGCTGAAGAACTTCCAGCTGGCCGGCCACCCCGAGGTCCTCATCGTCTCCAACATCAAGGACGAGGCCACCGGCCAGCCCATCGGGCTGGGCGATGCGGGCCATTTCTGGCATTCCGACCTGTCGTACAAGGAGCGGCCCAGCCTGGGCTCGCTGCTGCACGCGCAGGAGCTGCCGGGCGAGGGCGGCGACACGCTGTTCGCCGACCAGCACGCCGCCTACGACGCGCTGCCCGAGGCGCTGAAGCAGGCCATCGCCCCGCTGCAGGCCGAGCACAGCTACCTGGCCAAGTACGAAGAGCTGCGTGCCAAGAGCCCGTGGCGTCCCCGGCTCACCGAGGCGCAGATCGCCGAGGTGGCGCCCGCCGTGCACCCCGTGGTGCGCACGCACCCGGAGACGGGCCGCAAGGCGCTGTTCGTCAACGAGCACTTCACCACCCGCGTCATCGGCCTGCCCGAGGACGAAAGCCGCGATCTGCTGGCCCAGTTGTTCGCCGCCAGCGTGCGGCCGGAGTTCGTCTACCGCCACCAGTGGCAGCCGCACGATCTTGTGTTCTGGGACAACCGCTCGGTGCAGCACCTGGCCGCGGGCACGCCGGACACCGAGCGCCGCAAGCTCTACCGCACGACGGTCGAGGGAACGCCCCCCTGA
- a CDS encoding ethanolamine ammonia-lyase subunit EutB, translating to MPSSAYHHTLGGHRWQFADLRDVLAKASPARSGDALAGLAAQSSVERMAARLCLADVPLRRFLSDAVVPYESDEVTRLIIDTHDAAAFAPIAHLTVGGFRDWLLSHATDSATLAATATGITPEMAAAVSKLMRNQDLIAVARKCRVVTRFRNTLGLPGHLAVRLQPNHPTDDLRGIAASMIDGLLYGAGDAVIGVNPATDSIAALTGLVHALADVIERLEIPTQACVLTHVTNTVQMIEQGAPVDLVFQSIAGTEAANSSFGVSLALLREAREAALSLRRGADFSDGVGDHVMYFETGQGSALSANAHHGVDQQTCEARAYAVARAFSPLLTNTVVGFIGPEYLYDGKQIIRAGLEDHFCGKLLGVPLGCDVCYTNHAEADSDDMDTLLTLLGVAGVTFVMGVPGADDVMLNYQSTSFHDALYLRDVLGLRRAPEFDAWLQRMQLADEAGRLLPASAALPALARLRHGSLPPPA from the coding sequence ATGCCCTCTTCTGCATACCACCACACGCTCGGCGGCCACCGCTGGCAGTTCGCAGACCTGCGCGACGTTCTGGCCAAGGCCAGTCCGGCACGGTCGGGCGACGCGCTGGCGGGCCTTGCCGCACAGTCTTCCGTCGAGCGCATGGCCGCGCGCCTGTGCCTGGCCGATGTGCCGCTGCGCCGGTTTCTCAGCGACGCCGTCGTGCCCTACGAGAGCGACGAGGTCACACGCCTCATCATCGACACGCACGATGCGGCGGCCTTCGCCCCCATTGCCCACCTGACCGTGGGAGGCTTTCGCGACTGGCTGCTGTCGCATGCCACCGACAGCGCCACGCTGGCCGCCACCGCGACCGGCATCACGCCGGAAATGGCGGCGGCCGTGAGCAAGCTCATGCGCAACCAGGACCTGATCGCCGTGGCGCGCAAATGCCGCGTGGTCACGCGCTTTCGCAACACCCTGGGCTTGCCGGGCCACCTGGCCGTGCGGCTGCAGCCCAACCACCCGACGGACGACCTGCGCGGCATCGCCGCGTCGATGATCGACGGGCTGCTGTACGGCGCGGGCGATGCAGTGATCGGCGTGAACCCGGCCACCGACAGCATCGCCGCGCTGACCGGTCTGGTGCATGCGCTGGCCGATGTGATCGAACGGCTGGAGATTCCCACCCAGGCGTGCGTGCTCACCCATGTGACGAACACCGTGCAGATGATCGAACAGGGCGCGCCCGTGGACCTGGTGTTCCAGTCCATCGCCGGCACGGAGGCCGCCAACAGCAGCTTCGGCGTCAGCCTGGCGCTGCTGCGCGAAGCGCGCGAGGCCGCGCTCTCGCTACGCCGCGGTGCGGATTTCAGCGATGGCGTGGGCGACCATGTGATGTATTTCGAAACCGGCCAGGGCAGCGCCCTGTCGGCCAACGCCCACCACGGGGTGGACCAGCAGACCTGCGAGGCGCGGGCCTACGCGGTGGCCCGCGCCTTCTCACCGCTGCTCACCAACACCGTGGTGGGCTTCATCGGGCCGGAATACCTGTACGACGGCAAGCAGATCATCCGCGCCGGGCTGGAGGACCATTTCTGCGGCAAGCTGCTGGGCGTGCCGCTGGGCTGCGACGTCTGCTACACCAACCACGCCGAGGCCGACTCCGACGACATGGACACGCTGCTCACGCTGCTGGGCGTGGCCGGCGTCACCTTCGTGATGGGCGTGCCAGGCGCGGACGACGTCATGCTGAACTACCAGAGCACCTCGTTCCACGATGCGCTGTACCTGCGCGACGTGCTGGGCCTGCGGCGCGCGCCCGAATTCGACGCCTGGCTGCAGCGCATGCAGCTGGCCGATGAGGCGGGACGGCTGCTGCCGGCCAGCGCCGCGCTGCCTGCGCTGGCGCGGCTGCGTCACGGCTCCCTGCCGCCACCTGCTTAG
- a CDS encoding ABC transporter ATP-binding protein — translation MAAADARAVSEVPALRSSPWHRALLEQVEDEVGGPALWTGAPREGHAGTVPSGQQEAAAAAPALGAPLLRVDGVSIDYRTHERVVRATHRVAFDVHGADRFVLLGASGCGKSTLLKSIAGFIAPTEGRILLGGQAVTRPGPDRVVVFQEFDQLPPWKTVRENVMFPLLASRQVGRAEAAERAALYLDKVGLTKFADVHPHQLSGGMKQRVAIARALAMQPRVLLMDEPFAALDALTRRRMQEELLALWDEFRFTLIFVTHSIEEALVVGNRIAILSPHPGRLRAEINSHQFGLHSLGGTAFQATAQRIHRLLFDEPAAGADAHAAPGSVAADAALVARSPAGQHLPFRISV, via the coding sequence ATGGCGGCAGCTGACGCACGCGCGGTGTCCGAGGTGCCGGCGCTGCGCTCCAGCCCCTGGCACCGCGCCCTGCTGGAGCAAGTGGAGGACGAGGTCGGCGGCCCGGCGCTGTGGACCGGCGCGCCCCGCGAGGGCCATGCCGGCACCGTGCCGTCGGGCCAACAGGAGGCTGCCGCAGCGGCGCCCGCCCTGGGCGCGCCGCTGCTGCGGGTGGACGGCGTCAGCATCGACTACCGCACGCACGAGCGCGTGGTGCGCGCCACGCACCGGGTGGCGTTCGACGTGCATGGCGCCGACCGCTTCGTGCTGCTGGGCGCCTCGGGGTGCGGCAAATCCACCTTGCTCAAGTCCATTGCCGGCTTCATCGCGCCCACCGAAGGGCGCATCCTGCTGGGCGGCCAGGCCGTCACGCGGCCGGGGCCCGACCGCGTCGTCGTGTTCCAAGAGTTCGACCAGCTGCCGCCGTGGAAGACGGTGCGCGAGAACGTCATGTTCCCGCTGCTGGCCTCCCGCCAGGTGGGCCGGGCCGAGGCGGCCGAGCGCGCGGCGCTCTATCTCGACAAGGTGGGGCTCACGAAGTTCGCCGACGTGCACCCGCACCAGCTCTCGGGCGGCATGAAGCAGCGCGTGGCCATCGCCCGCGCGCTGGCCATGCAGCCGCGCGTACTGCTGATGGACGAGCCGTTTGCCGCGCTGGACGCCCTGACGCGCCGGCGCATGCAGGAGGAACTGCTGGCGCTGTGGGACGAGTTCCGCTTCACGCTGATCTTCGTCACCCACTCCATCGAAGAGGCGCTGGTGGTGGGCAACCGCATCGCCATCCTGTCACCGCACCCCGGGCGCCTGCGGGCGGAGATCAACAGCCACCAGTTCGGCCTGCACAGCCTGGGCGGCACCGCGTTCCAGGCCACGGCCCAGCGCATCCACCGGCTGCTGTTCGATGAACCGGCCGCGGGCGCCGATGCGCACGCAGCGCCCGGCTCCGTGGCGGCGGATGCAGCGCTGGTCGCCCGCTCGCCTGCCGGC